A window of the Mucilaginibacter sp. cycad4 genome harbors these coding sequences:
- a CDS encoding ATP-dependent Clp protease proteolytic subunit, with product MNINQNEFRKYAVGHRRVQSLHVDRFIAQVNNSKISMGMTPYIMEERQMNISQMDVFSRLMMDRIIFLGTAIDEQVANIIQAQLLFLQSADAKKDIQIYINSPGGSVYAGLGIYDTMQFISPDVATICTGMAASMASTLLCAGANGKRAALPHSRVMLHQPSGGAQGQESDIEIAARQISKMKRELYEITAKHSGQSYDRVYEVSDRDYWMIAKEAKAFGMIDEVLGAKED from the coding sequence ATGAATATCAATCAAAATGAGTTCCGCAAATACGCGGTAGGGCACCGCCGTGTCCAAAGTTTACATGTCGACAGGTTTATTGCGCAGGTAAATAACAGCAAAATAAGCATGGGCATGACACCCTATATTATGGAAGAACGGCAAATGAACATATCGCAAATGGATGTTTTTTCGAGGCTGATGATGGACAGGATCATTTTCCTGGGCACCGCCATAGATGAACAGGTGGCTAACATCATCCAGGCACAATTGCTGTTCCTGCAATCGGCCGATGCCAAAAAGGATATCCAGATCTATATCAATTCGCCAGGCGGTTCGGTATATGCCGGACTGGGGATTTATGATACCATGCAGTTTATATCGCCCGATGTAGCTACTATCTGTACGGGTATGGCTGCCTCGATGGCTTCGACATTACTTTGCGCCGGTGCTAACGGCAAACGGGCTGCATTGCCGCATTCGCGGGTGATGCTGCACCAGCCATCGGGCGGGGCGCAGGGGCAGGAATCGGATATTGAAATTGCTGCCCGGCAGATCTCTAAAATGAAACGGGAACTGTATGAGATCACAGCCAAGCACAGCGGGCAAAGCTACGACAGGGTTTATGAAGTATCCGACAGGGATTACTGGATGATAGCCAAAGAAGCGAAAGCTTTTGGGATGATAGACGAGGTTTTGGGAGCTAAGGAGGATTGA
- a CDS encoding AraC family transcriptional regulator: MKPLLLKVSADPAHSFSVRHDVLPDINNRWHCHPELELIYFTKGGGTQFIGDSIKQFEDGDMVLVGSNLPHYWRFDDMYFNNGNEQVPVDTIVVHFCENFWGDQFLQLPENKLIKVLLERSKRGLQITGETKKQVAGILADMLNTDGAERIIMLLKALNTIAGSSPLNYLTSIGFKYDHNESESDRLNNIYEYSVRNFRKKIYLEEIADIAGVSANSFCRYFKSKTRKTYSQFVIEIKVGYACKLLIENKLNIKQLCYDSGFNNFSTFHKHFKQVTGKSPLMYQKEFTKKA; encoded by the coding sequence ATGAAGCCGCTTTTACTTAAAGTTTCTGCCGATCCTGCACATTCCTTTAGCGTAAGGCATGACGTATTACCTGATATCAATAACCGCTGGCATTGCCATCCCGAACTGGAACTCATTTATTTTACAAAAGGGGGCGGGACGCAGTTTATAGGCGATAGCATCAAACAGTTTGAAGACGGCGATATGGTGCTGGTTGGATCAAACCTGCCGCATTACTGGCGCTTTGACGACATGTACTTTAATAATGGCAACGAGCAGGTGCCGGTTGATACTATCGTAGTGCATTTTTGTGAAAACTTTTGGGGCGATCAGTTTCTTCAGCTCCCGGAAAATAAGCTGATCAAGGTACTGCTTGAGCGCTCAAAACGCGGCTTACAAATAACCGGCGAAACAAAGAAACAGGTGGCCGGTATTTTAGCTGACATGCTCAATACCGATGGTGCCGAAAGGATCATCATGCTGCTCAAAGCACTGAATACCATAGCGGGCAGTTCGCCACTTAATTATTTAACCTCCATAGGTTTTAAATATGATCATAATGAATCGGAGAGTGACAGGCTCAATAACATTTATGAGTACTCGGTACGCAACTTCCGTAAAAAGATCTACCTGGAGGAAATAGCCGATATAGCCGGTGTAAGCGCCAACTCTTTTTGCCGGTACTTTAAATCAAAAACCCGTAAAACCTACTCACAGTTTGTGATTGAGATTAAAGTAGGCTACGCCTGCAAACTCCTGATCGAAAACAAGCTCAACATCAAACAGCTTTGTTACGACAGCGGGTTCAATAATTTCTCCACTTTTCACAAGCATTTTAAGCAGGTAACAGGTAAAAGTCCGCTTATGTACCAAAAGGAGTTTACGAAGAAGGCATAA
- a CDS encoding sigma-70 family RNA polymerase sigma factor, whose product MAHEIVFDKPAAQREKLITELYQSAFPTVAKYVSKMGGSFDDAKDIFQDALVIYYEKAVNGNLSLHNGEKAYLLGIAKHLWLKKFKDDRHNLPIDNCTKDFDVTDEVEDQPSGGKLMRYLEAAGKKCMELLSAFYYHKLPMKELADLFGYAGERSATVQKYKCIEKVRETVKEQSLAYEDFIE is encoded by the coding sequence ATGGCACATGAGATAGTTTTTGATAAACCTGCGGCCCAAAGGGAAAAGCTCATTACGGAGCTTTACCAAAGCGCTTTCCCAACAGTGGCTAAATACGTAAGCAAAATGGGTGGCTCTTTTGATGATGCAAAGGATATTTTTCAGGATGCCCTTGTTATTTATTATGAAAAGGCCGTGAACGGGAATTTGTCCCTGCATAATGGCGAAAAGGCTTACTTGCTTGGCATTGCCAAACATCTTTGGCTTAAAAAATTTAAGGACGACCGCCATAACCTGCCGATTGATAATTGTACCAAAGATTTTGATGTTACCGATGAAGTGGAAGATCAGCCCTCGGGGGGTAAACTGATGCGGTACCTGGAAGCTGCCGGTAAAAAATGTATGGAATTGCTAAGCGCCTTTTATTATCATAAGCTGCCTATGAAGGAGCTTGCAGATTTGTTTGGCTACGCCGGCGAGCGTTCGGCTACCGTGCAGAAGTATAAATGCATTGAAAAAGTAAGGGAAACAGTTAAAGAACAATCACTGGCTTATGAGGACTTCATTGAATGA
- a CDS encoding FAD-dependent oxidoreductase, producing the protein MSRPIIFSIDDDPQVLRSISRDLKSQYGKEYKILSTTSANEAYETLIELKNSSEVVALFLCDQRMPEMEGVKFLEKAKKVFPEAKRVLLTAYSDTDAAIKAINDVQLDYYLMKPWNPPEEKLYPVINDLLGDWHSHYIPEFVGMKLVGYQFSPQSHVIKDFLAGNLIPYRWFDIEKNIDSASLLTINNRTTDDLPMVIFEDGSCLTKPTIRDIADKMGKNPTQLTDVYDVVIIGAGPAGLAAAVYGSSEGLKTLLIERKAPGGQAGTSSRIENYLGFPAGLSGADLTRRAISQAMRLGAEFLSPQSVNDIRQKDGYKTIILDDGPEIISRTVVITTGVDYRKLEVKGVDNFTGAGIYYGAATTEASACTGKEVFVIGGGNSAGQAAMYLSKFAKNVHIIIRRDDLTATMSAYLINQIADTPNIKVLPNTEVIEAEGTNCLEKLTIQNCKTKESEVKTANALYIFIGAKPYTDWIKLDIIKNSKDFIETGRELRSYESFGKVWKLKRDPFLLETSCPGIFAAGDVRAGAMNRVASAVGEGSMAISFVHKYLAEV; encoded by the coding sequence ATGAGCCGTCCGATAATATTTTCCATAGATGATGACCCGCAGGTTTTGCGGTCAATAAGCCGCGATTTAAAGTCGCAGTATGGCAAAGAATATAAAATACTAAGCACAACATCGGCAAATGAGGCATATGAAACCCTTATTGAATTGAAAAACAGTTCGGAAGTGGTTGCCTTGTTTTTGTGCGATCAGCGCATGCCCGAAATGGAAGGCGTTAAATTTTTGGAGAAGGCAAAAAAAGTATTCCCCGAAGCTAAACGGGTACTGCTTACCGCCTACTCCGATACCGATGCCGCCATTAAAGCCATCAACGATGTGCAGCTTGATTATTACCTGATGAAACCCTGGAACCCACCCGAGGAAAAACTTTATCCGGTAATAAATGACTTGCTTGGCGACTGGCATAGCCACTACATCCCCGAGTTTGTAGGCATGAAGCTGGTAGGCTACCAGTTTTCGCCGCAATCGCATGTGATAAAAGATTTTTTAGCAGGTAACCTGATCCCTTATCGCTGGTTTGATATCGAAAAAAACATCGATTCGGCCAGTTTGCTTACCATCAATAACCGCACAACCGACGATTTGCCAATGGTGATATTTGAGGATGGTAGTTGTTTAACAAAACCCACCATAAGGGATATTGCCGATAAAATGGGCAAAAATCCTACCCAGCTCACCGATGTTTATGATGTAGTGATTATTGGTGCAGGTCCGGCAGGATTAGCCGCCGCAGTATACGGTTCGTCAGAAGGTTTAAAAACTTTACTGATTGAGCGCAAGGCACCGGGCGGGCAAGCCGGTACCAGCTCACGTATTGAAAACTACCTGGGTTTCCCGGCAGGCTTAAGCGGCGCCGATCTCACCCGTCGCGCCATAAGCCAGGCTATGCGTTTGGGGGCCGAATTTTTGTCGCCGCAATCTGTTAACGATATTAGACAAAAGGATGGCTACAAAACAATTATTTTGGATGACGGGCCCGAGATCATCAGCCGTACAGTAGTAATTACTACCGGGGTTGATTACCGCAAACTGGAAGTTAAAGGCGTTGATAACTTTACAGGTGCCGGCATTTACTACGGTGCCGCCACTACCGAAGCTTCGGCATGTACAGGTAAAGAAGTATTTGTGATTGGCGGGGGTAACTCGGCAGGCCAGGCAGCTATGTACCTATCCAAATTTGCCAAAAATGTGCATATCATTATCCGCAGGGATGATTTGACGGCAACCATGTCTGCCTACCTGATCAACCAGATTGCCGATACGCCTAATATAAAGGTTTTGCCAAATACCGAGGTAATTGAGGCCGAAGGTACCAACTGCCTCGAAAAGCTTACGATACAAAACTGTAAAACCAAAGAATCCGAGGTTAAAACCGCTAACGCGTTATATATATTCATTGGTGCTAAACCTTATACCGACTGGATAAAACTGGATATCATCAAAAACAGTAAAGACTTTATTGAAACCGGCCGCGAGTTGCGCAGCTATGAAAGTTTTGGCAAAGTTTGGAAGCTTAAACGCGATCCATTCTTGTTAGAAACCAGCTGTCCCGGCATATTTGCTGCAGGTGATGTGCGTGCCGGGGCTATGAACCGTGTGGCGTCTGCCGTAGGCGAAGGCTCAATGGCGATAAGTTTTGTACATAAATACCTGGCCGAAGTTTAA
- a CDS encoding histidine kinase, protein MSLKSKSNTITILIHILIWVVFGLLLFFYQPLSWNVEIPYQFWVKQAVTLFILVAAYYFNSKLLVPRFLLHDRIGMYFIAVVGVVIVFLLLNSWADKVLHMHEHMEAVFHRQHRPPKPRDRGGWDFFGTVIVALVLGISTSITAIQKWQMDIRLRQALEQDKISSELSFLKAQINPHFFFNTLNNIYALTHVNAETSRKALHQLSRMMRYVLYDTQHGTALLSQEIAFIKDYISLMELRLTEKVTITFTPPAHTNDVTVAPMIFLPFVENAFKHGISATEPSTIRIIIDQHDNLLELKVENGIYKDHNLNIGENKGIGLTNTIRRLDLLYAGKYKLDITEDAAANIYTVHLTLNLS, encoded by the coding sequence ATGAGCCTTAAGTCAAAAAGCAACACCATCACCATACTCATCCATATTTTAATATGGGTAGTTTTTGGACTGCTGTTGTTCTTCTATCAGCCCCTTAGCTGGAATGTTGAAATACCGTACCAGTTTTGGGTCAAACAGGCGGTTACTCTTTTTATACTTGTTGCTGCTTATTACTTCAACAGCAAATTACTTGTTCCGCGATTTTTATTGCATGACCGTATAGGGATGTATTTTATAGCCGTTGTGGGAGTAGTGATTGTTTTTTTGCTGCTCAATAGCTGGGCCGATAAGGTGCTGCATATGCATGAGCATATGGAAGCTGTTTTTCACCGGCAGCACCGCCCGCCAAAACCAAGGGACCGCGGGGGCTGGGACTTTTTTGGTACTGTTATCGTAGCGTTGGTTTTAGGTATCAGCACCAGTATTACTGCTATACAAAAATGGCAAATGGATATCCGCCTGCGCCAGGCCCTGGAACAGGACAAGATCAGTTCGGAATTATCATTCCTGAAAGCCCAGATCAACCCGCATTTCTTTTTCAATACGCTTAATAACATTTACGCGCTTACACATGTTAATGCCGAAACATCGCGCAAGGCATTGCATCAGCTTTCGCGCATGATGCGGTATGTGTTGTATGATACGCAGCATGGCACTGCATTATTAAGCCAGGAGATAGCTTTCATTAAAGACTATATCAGCCTTATGGAACTGCGCCTTACCGAAAAAGTAACCATTACGTTTACTCCGCCTGCACATACTAATGATGTAACCGTTGCCCCGATGATTTTTTTACCTTTTGTAGAAAACGCCTTTAAACACGGGATCAGCGCTACGGAACCGAGTACCATCCGCATCATTATCGATCAGCATGACAACCTGCTGGAGTTAAAGGTGGAGAACGGTATCTATAAAGATCATAACCTAAACATTGGCGAAAATAAAGGTATTGGTTTAACTAATACCATTCGCCGGCTTGATTTGCTCTATGCCGGAAAATATAAACTGGATATTACTGAGGATGCCGCTGCCAACATCTATACCGTTCACTTAACCCTTAACCTGTCATGA
- a CDS encoding TonB-dependent receptor, whose amino-acid sequence MKILYSLAVIIALALALPLNANAETGRTVKGIVKDSTGYLVAGTSVKMLTGTDSTTVITGADGTFTFNNVTVNQFSLVFSSIGYQPLRRRFVLANDNKPASLPPVILKIETTMLKTVVIADVNPVKLKEDTIEFNADAYKVRDNAPVEDVIKKLPGMDVDKDGNITAQGKSVTKVRVNGKDFFGGDVKTATKNLPADIVQNIQIIDDYGDQANLTGVKTGEPDKVLNITIKQNKNYGYFGQASLGGGRDAIPGVSSDKESNRYVASANVFSFNGNRQLAFLGNLNNTNTNLFSFGGGGPRGGGPGGPPGSNSSSSNGITTARSFGLNYRDSWGKKITAYGSYSFADNSVNTISSTIQNNLSSANPSTNTQTNNQQDEKLNHRVNFNIEYKPDTINYVKIIPTYAYASTNTTSDATSLLLRNSETVSNYSLANLSKSTEPNYGVNVLFNHKFNSHGRNFSVNVGAGSYTINKYQNPVYTYIDGARNAPLNQFINTDSRTDSVGTTVSYMEPISKKGYLELNYAYHYAYTTADKATDTLADDGNINRYDLLSNNYNSTFVTNRFGLNYRFIDKKYNYTLGVVAQPTLLKGSSIVDGTPFTTNNNTFNWAPTARFIYNFSRSQSLSLNYNGSSNQPTYTELQPVTDFSNASYPVQGNPDLKPEFNNTLSLKYNKFNFESGNVFFSNLSFIKTDNKIVANTITYPKTYTPNSKLAGSILTQYLNADGYYSAQGFYVFAKPWQKRKYNLFMIGNISYNNNVSYISNVDSATYNMTTEKNIAKNLVLSQGARFRVSITDVIDAEASTTYSVNTSSNSIKQANVNSNFQTLNLGVNGKSYFKDWTLSYDYSKMIYYGYTGATNPNILNTYVERRFLKGNAGTLRFSVMDVFNENTGYATTQNGSYITQTNSNRLGRYYLLTFTLKLQKFAGKKPTMERGGPGGPPPGGGPGGPPPF is encoded by the coding sequence ATGAAAATCCTATACTCCTTAGCAGTAATAATTGCCTTAGCGCTTGCATTACCACTTAACGCAAATGCCGAAACCGGTCGTACGGTTAAAGGTATCGTAAAAGACTCTACCGGGTACCTCGTTGCCGGTACCAGTGTAAAAATGCTTACCGGTACAGATAGCACCACGGTTATTACGGGTGCCGACGGCACTTTTACCTTTAACAATGTAACAGTAAACCAGTTTAGTTTAGTTTTTAGTTCGATAGGTTATCAGCCGCTCAGGCGCAGGTTCGTACTTGCAAATGATAATAAGCCCGCCAGTTTGCCCCCGGTTATTCTTAAAATAGAAACTACCATGTTGAAAACTGTGGTTATTGCCGATGTAAACCCGGTAAAGCTTAAGGAGGATACCATTGAGTTTAACGCCGATGCCTATAAGGTACGCGATAATGCCCCTGTTGAAGATGTGATCAAAAAACTGCCGGGTATGGATGTTGATAAAGACGGTAATATCACCGCCCAGGGCAAAAGTGTAACCAAGGTAAGGGTTAACGGGAAAGATTTTTTTGGAGGCGACGTTAAAACGGCCACCAAAAACCTGCCTGCCGATATCGTGCAAAATATCCAGATCATTGATGATTACGGCGATCAGGCAAATCTCACCGGTGTAAAAACGGGCGAACCGGATAAGGTACTGAACATCACTATCAAACAAAATAAAAACTACGGTTACTTTGGGCAGGCCAGCTTAGGCGGCGGGCGGGATGCTATTCCCGGTGTATCAAGCGATAAGGAGAGCAACAGGTATGTGGCGTCGGCCAACGTATTTAGCTTTAACGGAAACAGGCAGCTGGCCTTTTTAGGTAACCTTAACAACACCAATACCAATCTGTTTAGCTTTGGAGGTGGTGGTCCAAGAGGCGGAGGACCGGGTGGGCCTCCGGGATCAAACAGCAGCTCATCAAACGGGATCACTACCGCGCGTTCATTCGGGTTAAATTATCGCGATAGCTGGGGCAAAAAAATTACCGCTTATGGTAGTTACAGCTTTGCCGACAATTCGGTGAATACCATCAGCAGTACCATTCAAAATAATCTTTCGTCAGCCAATCCCAGTACCAACACGCAAACTAATAACCAGCAGGACGAAAAGCTGAACCACCGGGTTAACTTTAACATAGAGTATAAACCCGATACCATAAATTATGTAAAGATCATCCCAACATATGCTTACGCCAGCACCAACACCACATCAGACGCTACCAGCTTGCTGCTCCGCAATTCGGAAACGGTATCAAACTATAGCCTCGCAAACCTCAGTAAATCAACCGAGCCCAATTATGGTGTTAACGTGTTGTTTAACCACAAATTTAATAGCCACGGGCGCAACTTCAGCGTAAATGTTGGTGCAGGCAGTTACACTATTAATAAATATCAAAACCCGGTTTATACCTATATTGATGGTGCCCGCAACGCGCCCCTTAATCAGTTCATCAATACCGATAGCCGTACCGATAGCGTGGGGACTACGGTATCATACATGGAACCGATAAGCAAAAAGGGCTACCTGGAGCTTAACTATGCTTACCATTACGCCTATACTACTGCTGATAAAGCTACCGATACCCTGGCCGATGACGGAAATATAAACCGGTACGATTTGCTGAGCAATAACTACAATTCGACTTTTGTTACCAACAGGTTCGGACTTAACTATCGCTTTATCGACAAAAAATATAATTACACCTTAGGCGTGGTGGCACAGCCTACATTGTTAAAAGGATCGTCGATAGTTGATGGTACGCCGTTTACAACCAATAACAACACGTTTAACTGGGCGCCCACAGCCAGGTTCATTTATAACTTTTCGCGCAGCCAGTCGCTTAGTTTAAATTATAATGGTAGCAGTAACCAGCCTACATATACGGAATTACAGCCTGTTACCGATTTCAGCAACGCATCATACCCGGTGCAGGGTAACCCTGATCTGAAGCCCGAGTTTAACAATACCCTGTCGTTAAAATACAATAAGTTCAATTTTGAAAGCGGTAATGTGTTTTTCAGCAACCTGTCGTTCATTAAAACGGATAATAAGATAGTTGCCAATACCATCACTTATCCTAAAACTTATACACCAAACAGTAAGCTGGCCGGAAGTATTTTAACCCAGTATCTGAATGCCGATGGGTACTACTCGGCACAGGGGTTTTACGTATTTGCCAAGCCATGGCAAAAAAGAAAATATAATTTGTTCATGATCGGTAACATTTCGTACAATAACAACGTCTCATATATAAGTAATGTCGACTCTGCTACCTATAACATGACAACCGAGAAAAATATAGCCAAAAATTTGGTGTTATCTCAAGGCGCGCGCTTTAGGGTGAGCATTACCGATGTTATTGATGCCGAAGCAAGTACTACCTACAGCGTTAATACCTCAAGCAATTCTATCAAGCAGGCAAACGTTAACAGCAACTTCCAAACCCTTAACCTGGGGGTTAACGGTAAAAGCTATTTTAAAGACTGGACGCTGAGCTACGATTATTCAAAAATGATCTATTATGGCTACACCGGTGCTACCAACCCCAACATATTGAATACCTATGTGGAGCGCCGCTTTTTAAAAGGCAATGCGGGCACCCTGCGCTTTTCGGTAATGGATGTGTTTAACGAAAATACCGGGTATGCCACCACTCAAAACGGTAGCTACATCACTCAAACCAACAGTAACCGTTTGGGCCGTTACTACCTGTTAACCTTTACACTTAAACTACAGAAATTTGCCGGCAAAAAGCCAACTATGGAACGCGGAGGACCAGGTGGGCCACCTCCGGGCGGCGGCCCAGGCGGACCGCCACCGTTTTAA
- a CDS encoding LytTR family DNA-binding domain-containing protein, whose product MIINCIAVDDEPLALGLVCAFIEQTPFLNLIGRYSSAVEALIGLQDQKVDLIFLDIQMPNLNGMELARVLDSRGANKPRIIFTTAYNQFAIEGYRVDALGYLLKPFNYEEFLHASNKALTYFELVNRSNAPATVVAAEQEEEEYLFLKIEYQLVRIALNEILYIEGLKDYVKIYLQDKEKPLLSLTSLKALEEKLPSKRFMRVHRSFIVSLNKINSITRNALQIGKVNITVGDQYKEAFGGFLSKWN is encoded by the coding sequence ATGATAATTAACTGCATTGCTGTTGACGATGAGCCACTTGCGCTGGGATTGGTTTGTGCTTTCATTGAGCAAACCCCTTTCCTTAATTTGATAGGCCGCTACAGCAGCGCCGTCGAAGCGTTGATTGGCTTACAGGATCAAAAGGTTGATCTTATTTTCCTGGACATCCAGATGCCTAACCTTAACGGCATGGAGCTGGCCCGGGTGCTTGACAGCCGCGGAGCAAATAAACCCCGCATTATTTTTACCACCGCCTACAACCAGTTTGCTATTGAAGGTTACCGGGTTGATGCACTCGGTTATTTGCTCAAGCCTTTTAACTACGAGGAGTTTCTGCACGCTTCAAATAAAGCCCTAACTTATTTTGAACTGGTAAACCGCTCAAACGCCCCCGCAACCGTAGTCGCCGCAGAACAGGAAGAGGAGGAATACCTGTTTTTAAAGATCGAATACCAGTTGGTACGGATAGCCCTTAACGAGATCCTGTATATTGAGGGGTTGAAGGACTATGTGAAGATCTATCTTCAGGATAAAGAAAAGCCGTTACTTTCTCTCACCAGTTTAAAGGCACTGGAAGAAAAACTGCCTTCCAAACGTTTTATGCGCGTACATCGCTCATTTATCGTATCGCTCAATAAAATCAACTCTATTACCCGCAATGCCTTGCAGATAGGTAAAGTGAACATTACCGTTGGCGATCAGTATAAGGAAGCCTTTGGGGGTTTCCTGAGCAAGTGGAACTGA
- a CDS encoding UBP-type zinc finger domain-containing protein — MEETCAHIEAIESITQPKDYVCEECIKHHSTWMHLRTCQTCGVTLCCDSSPNTHMTKHFHATGHPVVISAEPGERWLWCYVDEAVKGY, encoded by the coding sequence ATGGAAGAAACCTGTGCCCACATTGAAGCTATTGAAAGTATAACCCAACCTAAGGATTATGTTTGTGAAGAATGTATAAAACATCACAGTACGTGGATGCACCTGCGTACCTGCCAAACATGCGGCGTAACACTTTGCTGTGATAGTTCACCAAATACACATATGACCAAGCACTTTCATGCCACAGGTCACCCCGTGGTTATATCTGCCGAGCCAGGTGAGCGCTGGTTATGGTGCTATGTGGATGAAGCCGTTAAAGGATATTGA
- a CDS encoding ATP-binding protein has protein sequence MQKVSELQVSVSDLKAFEALANIPDDQLQWLIDKSEILTFEDGEYLMEPGQDLTGPHFILEGNMRFFMMQQGSRRDYTLVEKGSITGYMPFSRGLIAKGYAQAVGELTILSYPTAEIMEMIQHHFELTQALVHIMTTRVRDFTAMQQQNDKMMALGKLSAGLAHELNNPASAIVRDSLSLRKHLRMVPAHLKNMFAIRASDEQVDGLTDELFRILNKKECYTRLTLKQRTQLEDEISEWLEDNGVEDAYDIAESFVDFSFTTENLEALKAHIPEHAVSIIMGWLSSKLMGEKMIEDIQESARRIAELVSSVKTFTHMDRAQDKQYADIHIGIRNTITMLGYKIRKENITVIEEFDDTLPEVKALIGELNQVWTNLVDNALDAMEVNEKGTLTIRTKKDNDFVEVTIIDDGPGIPEDNVTRIYDPFFTTKEMGKGTGMGLEVVQRIVKQHRGSIKVKSRPGHTEFIVCFPING, from the coding sequence ATGCAAAAGGTAAGTGAACTACAGGTAAGCGTATCAGACTTGAAAGCTTTTGAAGCTTTGGCCAATATACCCGATGATCAGCTTCAATGGCTGATTGATAAAAGCGAGATCCTAACATTTGAAGATGGCGAATACCTGATGGAGCCGGGTCAGGACCTTACAGGACCTCATTTTATATTGGAAGGCAACATGCGTTTTTTTATGATGCAGCAAGGCTCGCGCCGTGATTATACGCTGGTTGAAAAAGGCAGCATCACAGGTTATATGCCGTTTTCGCGTGGGCTGATAGCCAAAGGTTATGCCCAGGCTGTCGGCGAGTTAACAATACTGAGCTATCCTACGGCCGAGATCATGGAGATGATCCAACACCATTTTGAACTTACCCAGGCGCTGGTTCATATCATGACCACCCGCGTACGCGATTTTACGGCCATGCAGCAGCAAAACGATAAAATGATGGCTTTAGGCAAGCTATCGGCCGGTTTGGCGCATGAACTTAATAACCCGGCATCGGCCATTGTGCGCGATTCGTTGTCACTAAGGAAACACCTGCGCATGGTGCCTGCCCATCTAAAAAACATGTTTGCCATAAGAGCAAGTGATGAACAGGTTGACGGCCTTACAGACGAGTTGTTTAGGATCCTGAACAAAAAGGAATGCTATACCCGCCTTACACTTAAACAACGCACCCAGCTTGAAGATGAAATATCTGAATGGCTGGAAGATAACGGCGTTGAAGATGCCTATGATATAGCCGAAAGCTTTGTTGATTTTAGCTTTACTACCGAAAATCTGGAGGCACTGAAAGCACATATACCTGAGCACGCAGTATCCATTATTATGGGCTGGCTTAGCAGCAAGCTTATGGGCGAAAAGATGATTGAAGATATCCAGGAATCGGCGCGCCGCATTGCCGAGCTGGTAAGTTCAGTTAAAACGTTTACCCATATGGACCGCGCCCAGGACAAGCAGTATGCCGATATCCACATCGGGATCCGTAATACGATAACCATGCTGGGTTATAAGATCAGGAAGGAGAATATCACTGTAATTGAGGAGTTTGACGATACGCTGCCCGAGGTTAAGGCACTCATTGGCGAACTTAACCAGGTATGGACAAATTTAGTTGATAATGCCCTTGATGCCATGGAAGTGAACGAAAAAGGCACCCTTACCATCCGCACTAAAAAAGATAACGACTTTGTTGAAGTAACCATTATTGATGATGGGCCCGGCATACCGGAAGATAACGTCACCCGCATCTACGACCCTTTCTTTACTACTAAAGAAATGGGCAAAGGTACCGGTATGGGGCTTGAGGTGGTGCAGCGTATAGTGAAGCAGCACCGCGGTTCGATAAAGGTAAAATCAAGGCCCGGGCATACCGAGTTTATAGTTTGCTTCCCGATAAACGGATAG